One window of the Cryptomeria japonica chromosome 7, Sugi_1.0, whole genome shotgun sequence genome contains the following:
- the LOC131856529 gene encoding replication protein A 70 kDa DNA-binding subunit E-like: MSEQRGLELKNMLTGDSVVILALRNARVGYFNGKVINIKVAITLHINPPFLEAEPLTLRGKDPLLAPVFLPATIHIDGKYTRMTISSICEWMSVKPETIQTTLLVALRFVNVIDKTFCYVACPLIVNGKPCKTKCTQKVDDSWFCPRCEMTMKESNYNYLLPVKLQDATGTLWATAFDDVGIRLIKKTTKELCALENDATITKTPFFVINKLVSHHYSFTLLVFTDTYNSESKMKVTINKVSFVDYKFECDALLAKIGHLHT, encoded by the coding sequence ATGTCAGAACAAAGAGGACTAGAATTAAAAAACATGTTGACCGGTGATAGTGTTGTTATCCTTGCTTTACGTAATGCTCGTGTTGGCTATTTCAATGGAAAGGTTATAAATATAAAAGTTGCCATAACATTACATATCAATCCACCTTTTCTAGAGGCAGAACCTCTAACACTAAGAGGAAAGGACCCTTTGCTTGCTCCGGTCTTTCTTCCAGCAACTATCCACATAGATGGGAAATATACTAGAATGACTATTTCTTCAATCTGCGAGTGGATGAGTGTTAAACCAGAAACTATTCAAACTACTTTACTGGTTGCTCTACGTTTTGTAAACGTAATAGATAAAACTTTCTGTTACGTAGCTTGTCCACTAATAGTAAATGGAAAGCCTTGCAAAACAAAATGTACTCAAAAGGTTGACGATTCATGGTTCTGTCCTAGATGTGAAATGACCATGAAAGAAAGCAACTATAATTACCTTTTACCAGTAAAGTTACAAGATGCAACAGGTACTCTTTGGGCCACTGCATTTGATGACGTTGGCATTCGCTTGATAAAAAAAACTACAAAAGAGCTTTGTGCACTAGAAAATGATGCCACAATAACAAAAACACCTTTCTTTGTGATTAACAAGCTTGTGTCACATCACTATTCATTCACATTGTTGGTTTTTACCGACACATACAATTCTGAATCAAAGATGAAAGTCACAATCAACAAAGTCTCCTTTGTTGATTACAAATTTGAGTGTGATGCATTGCTTGCAAAGATTGGTCACTTACATACATAG